TTTTATTGAACGTTGGTAAcggtaaaatttttgaagcGTCCCAacggtattttttttataaataataagccatttttcattcttttcattcaAATCTAACTCTCTCAATTCTATCAAAttttgttctaaattttttgatacgcatgtttaaaaatattataattttatttaattatttcgtaTATTATTCGTTTcgattaaattttcatgaatgACAACCTCTCTGATTCGTTTCGACGACAAACACATTTCTGCCGCTTAAGCAATAATGATAAgacgaaattttaaatttcgttgTTTTCATTTAAGTGAAATTTAAAGTATtctagtttttaaaatattttaaattaaatttttttgtcgaTATAAATAGGCAGATGATTGTGCTTTGGAGGGGTTCATACATAACTTGTCAAAGAGCCCAAATATCAAAATTCGTGATTTCTTGCAAGACATAGGATTCTTGCATGCGTCTCGTATGTCTAGGGGGTACAAACTCAATCCTACAGTCATCAGCGTGTTGGTGGAAAGATGAAGGCCTTAGACACACATTTTCCATCTTTCATGCAGCGAGTGTATAATCACAATCGAGGACATAGCTTTACAACTCGGTTTATTGGTGGATGGGCCAGTCGTCACAGGGTCAACGGTCGTTCCCAGTAAGGACCTTTGTGAGGCATTTTTGGGGGGACTGTGTCGAATAAGTTTTATGGTGGCTAGATAAATATTAAGTGATTAGAAACCAATTTCAAATATCTTCCTTCGAACACGCCAAATATTATCAAAAAACAATACGCTTGAGCATTCATCCTGAGGTTAATCTGGGGCATTCTAATGCCCAATAAATCTGTTGGAAAAACAGGTTTAGAAAATgcagtgaaaaataaatttagggaaaaatcagagttttaaaaatttttcaaaaataatatcttggttgtgatatataaaataataaacacttaatcaaaattgtaccttttcgattcatCTAGGATTAGCATTtcaaccgagtagtcttctccactatcctcaagctcacatctGTCGAGTATTGGTTCGCtttgaattagaaaatttttcacaaaaattaccagtggggtaattttacaatttctctaaaattttggatcaaattgtaaattagaaaaatatctatagaatttttttgaaataatctctttagagaattttctctctacaactttctcttgaattcaagtgtgtgtaaataatgacccaatacTTTCTTTATATATGGAGAGTTTAGaaagttcaactatgattaaacttaatcactttaatattaaatttaatttaatatttatcaagataaatattatattaatttaataataaatcttattaaaataatagaatgtttatcttgtagataaacattaaatttaatttaatattaaaatattaaaataatattatttttggaataattaatctaaaatcaaattctctagtagagttctagtaggagtgtaactcttccactactcAATCACCGACGACCAACTGCATCGGTCATCGGGACACCACCGTTGCAGCCATCAGCATTGCCGTGTCCGGTGATGCAGCTGTGACACCCTTATGACACCTCGAGCCGGTTCGATTCGGGTCAATGACGACCCGAACAGTCCGATCTAGCCACCAATTAGATCGTTGGCCCGATTTTACATACTGGGCCCGGTTCGActaatttttgggtcttggtcttgGTTTTGGGCAACCGGGCacaatttacgatctcaggtccaattttgaagttcaattacccattgggtcaattgtctgacttgaaaattaacatccaaaaatatcttattaattttaatttatttgattaatttaattttatttggtcaaatttaatttttccaaaaatcacttaaattttccaaattaatttttcaagaaaattttttaatcaaattctctagttgaacaattctcgctactacctaatttaatttcacatcgaataaatcagctcaattaaattattcctaaagtcgtagaattttcttctgattcaaatgcattccgatcgagcttttgttgagctagcggatgAACCAATctgacatatataattaggcttTAGTGATTACAATTATGTCTTCCAATAATTCGCAATTGCTTAATTATAGAGTCAGTTCACAataagtaccatgattgaaaactccttattgtatactatttacgaaagtaattcatccacttctttgtccaatgacctcatcATGCATGTGCTACCCttatatgatatcattgattccgTTGACTTAAATCTGtccactcaatacaatcctattttatctcattgccataattgtgtcttcttaatgattattatgaccactgtcaacaaatgactgtgataaattgctcattcGAGAACAAGTAACTCGTGACCACATTCTATATTTATCATTCTatataatgccaatgagaggatatcattaactttttaattgagctatgaattccactgttgctagtaaagccatgccatacacaagtcatatacccaacataccggctatgggctcgatcatctttagagcataagcgtCCACTTATAtaaaagcacatgagttgcatacgtatggttagtgactaactcgggatttaggtaaatcacaccatgaacgtcgcaaatgaattaattcacaaacgaatttagaattaattcatcttggatctagtccaatgtatcaatccaccaatgaatacatctaagtctctacttgtggagtcaactgctccgatagccaagactagccatctccccaattggaattgtagacggcataataatccttctcaatatttgaatcaaatgctcacttcgATTTTTTTACGGGATTatggactcatttagattatctattgaagtaagttgtctttcttgcaATGTAAACCTTCTTACAATACCACTTATCtttagtttgaacttagacaatcaatgagctaatattagCTTGTCGCAATTTTGCTTggcatacaaaatataaaagacataatagtgaaatgtgaaattaactttatttattaatttatcgttcaaataaatagaaaacagttacatgtttactacaatatgggcatgTTTCCCAACAATCTTTCACTTGCTctagtgaagtaaatgtgtcatgtttcGTATTCCCATATCCTCGACGTGTTTGTTAAAACTCATAGTTACAAGAGTCTTAATAAACGGGCCCAGCTAAATGCGCTTTCACACACTCTCTCCAAAATTGatctattttcttaattttcaaaaaaaaaaccaaaaagatcaaataaaaaaatggcataTATACCTTATTTAGCCCTTTGCCTCTGTATTTTGTctccaaaatatgattttgaatacaattttatacatgctagatgaaattgaatttttattagtaCTAAAGAGATTCATAGCGTGATCGATGTAGTTGAGTATTTTTCTTAACAAAGAGATCACCATACGAGGATAGAGAAAAATATTATGGGTTTGGTActcaaatttgagtttaaaaatatcagagcaaaaatttgaatttagatgAAGTTAATAGGAAAATGTATGGGAGATGTTAGTAGCCAAATTCTAGGTTGTGTTATATGCcctttcttaaaaataattaattatattgagctttaaatttagttttaggtgagttgaattttttaataggAAAATGAGATCAATGGCATAGAGTTAGCATtgctatatttttttaatattaattttattatatgttcttattatatctgttttttttaatacGATGTCTAGAATTACCTATAGTTCCtcccaacctttaaataggaggataatgtgttttagcgcactcgaacccacgttcTCCTGCACTGGCAACAATATCGATGTCAatcgaattaagactcaatAGACTGAATTGGAAGGCCAATCCAAGTTGCTTTCTATGaattggaaaatgttttaacaaaatattaaatctcCGTACATTTGAAAGTTTCACTAAAATAATTTGACGGttaagatatattttaaatctttatatactttatttttatttttaagaatttagtatttttatataaaaatataagtccaGTTGTTACCACcgttaaaattcttctattaatttcattagtatgacattttgaaattaaaaaatcactTGGTAATcatgtaataataaaaatagcatTGAAAATACTTGATAAAGATGGAAAGGAACTCATTCGAACTCGTAAtgataacataaattttttgtCGAACAAtgtttataagaaaaattaacaTAAGCATTTTGATTGGAAGAATTAACTATTTagattaactaataatattagaaaaataaagggactaaattttaacaaaattaaaatgtataaattaaattcaaggTTCAACATGGCATAGGGGCAAAATTGAACTTCAACCATTGCCgtaatgacaaaaaaaaaaaaaaagacaaccacaaaagaaattgaatatCATGTGTCAACCACCAAAACTTAAGTAGTTCAGATTAGATATAACcacgtaatattttaattaaaaagttaatgatattatttatttggattaattaataatattataaaatatagatactaaattttattaaaattaaaatataaaaattaaatttcaaatataagcataataaagaatcaaatttaaaatttaactattttcaaaaatattaaaagaaagaacGCTATACTTAACTTAGGGGTCAACAAAAGAAACTTccttttatgtataattatatgctaaaaattaaatcttaaatttagaaataatacaattattagattttaaaattaattatttttataatgttaaaaaaaacacCATACCCACGTGTAAATAAAAGGAAGGTCTAAAACCTtccttatatatatttatatggataTGGAAAGAAGGAGCAAATGCAAGGGAAGGAGAAAATGGGTCTAATTCTGCTTCAAGTCcctgtatttttttaaaatttaaaacttagttattttattttaatttcaagatTTAATTCATCTATTTAATCTGATTTAACAGTTAAAGTCTAATTtgcttttgttaaattttaattaagttaaatttaacaacaaaatattaacaatgttagaggaattaattattttattttagattaagtGATATATTTGAAAAGATTATTTACATGTCCACTTACATgcttagtttagggtttaaactTGATTGCTtgtcaatattttctttttgataattattgaatcgagttgaatttaagatataaatatttGACTAGATTCTCGAACCgaatattaaaacaaatgacttattaatttatagttaattgaatgaatcATATTCAAATATTGACGGATTTAAAACCGAGCAACTCATAAATAACTTAACTCATTTACTCTAATCGATCAAGTAATTCGATATGTCCAAAAGAATTTTGATagaatcgtttattaaaaaaaattaaaagcatagtagaaacataatgaaaaataGAGAAGAGAACTCAATTGCCCAAAGAAGATTCAACATTTGTCTAGAGAAGAGAACTCAATTACAGATAGTTTGGCTAAATCAGTTCGCACTAGAAGCCTCGGTTTAAGATTGTTTGAGTATCTTCCTTTGTTGATAAATCTGTAGTAATACAACAAAAAAACATATtgatacctatatatatatatatcaatattagAACAAAAACATGTCCACTTATATTGTAAAAATGTTGCACTAAAGCTTCAAGGGACGGGAATTTTCTTGATGTCCTCTTCCTTAGCATACCAATCAGGTATCAGCTTtgatccaaaaattgaaatatccTTGAATGATTTCCTGATTGTAATCTCAGTAACCTCCATTACCTTTGCAATATCTGCATTCAATGATCCAAATAAGAGTTATCTATTGAAAATACGAATATttgaagaagaataaaaaagagTCGGGATTAATGGACCTTTAACCGGAGCTGGTTCTTTGTCATGGCTAAGCTGGATTACCATGTAAATAATGGCAGCCAAAACTGTTTTTGGACTCCTCCTTATGTCAAGATATTCTGTTCTTTCAACAGCTTCTTTGACTGCTTTAATGGCTTGATTTCTCAGTCCGAGATTCGAACACAATCGTTCGATGAGGTCGCCGGGCTGCACCTTCCAGGTCTCCACTTCCAGCTGTTTCTTTATCGATTCGGCGGTTCGATTAATGCTCTTCCTCGACACTCCGTCCGCCGCCTTAGCGATTTCGCTCAACGTCCGAGAAGATCCGCTTTCTTTACAAGCAATGAAAAAGCAAGCCGCGACAATGGAATTTAGGCTTCGTCCTCTACACGTTCTATAATCATCGACTATGTTGTATATCTCAGCAGCTCTTTCTTTGAGCTCTTTCGTCAACCTTAACCTGTCCCCCATAACTGCAAGCAGTTTCAAGCTTTTCTTCAATGGAGTCTTGACCTTCTTTTGATCTTTGGGGTTTAAGCTCGGACCCCAAGTCGACATATCGATTTCGAAAAGTGGGTATTCAAATTCATCGTAATTTTCATCAGAATCTGAGAAGATTGGCAAGTCGGGAATTTCATCAAACGGGCTGATTTCAAGAACCGAGCCGCATCGAGAACATAAATTATAGCCAGCCCTATGATCAATAATAGTTTCAGTGTCTATTTCACAGGTTGAACAGAAGCTGGAAGCCATAGTTGGAGCTTTGTAATGTATTGATGGTGGAAGAACACAGTATTGGGATGTATTTATAGtgaacaaacaaacaaaaaatgagTGAAGAATGAAAGCAAAATATTGTCTGATTCCTATAAGGAAAGTAGGTTTTAGAAGGCATGAGGGTCTGAGAAAATCCAACtccagaaaaattaattaattcgaATCTACCATACTGGAAATAAATTAGCATatctataattataattaattatcttaccatttttaatgaataattccACCTTAGCATTGATAAATCACAGTACGGATTCTATAAATCCAGCtacttgtattattattatttttcaatagtCGAATCGAATCGGACCGATCGACTAATCGAATAAAAgctaaatgatttatttgattcatactAGATAATATTAATCGATCGAAACAATGATATAATTTGTTGAACTGAAAATTAGAGGTTTGACCGACACAAcctctaatatttttaaaatatttttcacagCCACATTCTTTTTCTGCCGGGCATGAAAGAGGCATAGTTCGAGAATAAGGAAAAAGATGGTAAGATAATGATATTTAAGTGCAAATATCGAggtattactttttaaaaataattgcatGAACTAGCTGAATTAAGTTTAAACCTGATAATCAATATGCTTGTGTTAATTTATTCTTGCCATAATCATGTTTAAGATGTTATAAATTTAGCTAAGAAATCTTGCTAAAATGGAGGTTCTATGGTATCGGCTGCCTAAATTCACGTCTTTTACGTTATGTAAATCATGTTAGAAGTATTCTGATTTAagttatatttgattttgttctttacgataatttgaatatatgatctttgtaattttcaattataaatttatataaattttattatcttaaacattcttattatatttttgggataaatcttaaatttatccatgaactttgatttaatgtgtaattttatacataaattttgattttgtgcaattatacacgtgaaattgtgatttggtttaaatatacgcataaaactttaaatttgattcaattatatgtatttattgcatttaaagaaataaatacatccacttattttatattggataaatataattatttttgtatgcaatatatgaataaaaaataatgttatatcaataattgtgctagtaatttgtgagaattggatcaaatcgaCATTTCATGTATAAGATTGCACAAAATCACAGTTCATGCATAAAATTGCATGTTAGATTAAACATTCATATAtgatatactattatttaagtcccTAATTGAGTTGGTATCACGAGTCAACCGGATACAAACTCGGTTAGAGAAATTACGAAAATATCATTGTGTAATTACAATAAGCTATATTATTTgaggatattttaattttttattttaacaaaaactaataaaaatatgcatatggtgATATTTAAACACACGCCAATTagattaataaaactttaaatttacaaCTCAAGTCTCAAccaaaacttcattttaatatttttatatgttttattaatacTGTTGTTGATAAACAATTGTGCTCATTTAGTGTTCTTAATCtaatgtatttatgtgtttaaatttcatttttctcacaatttaatctaattttttattttaatattgtacatatttcatttgtttattattaattaatttcaaaccatacattttattatttattatatattatctttaaACACATATCTATAATCTGATATCCATATGCATACGcgtaataaattttttaattttatttaaatttatcctGCTGAAATCGTGTAATatccaaaattattaaatacatCTAATCCCAGGGATTTAATTACTAACTGTTAGTGCTTCTTCTAGCTATTTAAGCTAAATACtatcttttaataaatagaTCACTTggagatttaaataataattattcttaaagcTTTAAATAtccagaaaaaaaatttataacaagaATGTTTGTGATCAATtgataatatacatatatacatatgatatTGGGGTTGATCAAGGTGGTGGTTCGGTTCACGGTGTAGATGGTGCGAAAAGCAACTAAAAATGGAGGTTTGaaatataagaaaatgtttGTGTTACAAGTAGAGGGGT
The sequence above is a segment of the Gossypium raimondii isolate GPD5lz chromosome 4, ASM2569854v1, whole genome shotgun sequence genome. Coding sequences within it:
- the LOC105779239 gene encoding transcription initiation factor IIB, whose amino-acid sequence is MASSFCSTCEIDTETIIDHRAGYNLCSRCGSVLEISPFDEIPDLPIFSDSDENYDEFEYPLFEIDMSTWGPSLNPKDQKKVKTPLKKSLKLLAVMGDRLRLTKELKERAAEIYNIVDDYRTCRGRSLNSIVAACFFIACKESGSSRTLSEIAKAADGVSRKSINRTAESIKKQLEVETWKVQPGDLIERLCSNLGLRNQAIKAVKEAVERTEYLDIRRSPKTVLAAIIYMVIQLSHDKEPAPVKDIAKVMEVTEITIRKSFKDISIFGSKLIPDWYAKEEDIKKIPVP